AGAATTGAATCTGACGCGTTCAGATGAGTGATATGTGTTACGGCAACGAATAACAGAAACGCGTTAGTTAAAAACTAACACCTGAGGCTTAGCAAGGAAGCTAACAGGGATGTATACGGAAAGGGGGAGAATGGAAGCCAGAGGGCAGGGAAACACTGATTCTGCATAAAAAAATGGCGCACAATGTGCGCCATTTTCATAACCAGAACTCTTACTTACGGTAAGAGTGAGCCTGGTTGTCCAGACGCTGGTTAGCGCGAGCTGCGTCATCTTTAGCAGCCTGAACGTCAGAACGCATTGCGTTCACGTCGTTGCTCAGCTGGTCAACTTTAGCGTTCAGAGTCTGAACATCGGTAGACAGCTGGTCGATTTTAGCGTTGCTTGAGCAACCAGCCAGCAGAGTTGAACCCAGAATTACCGCGCCCAGTACCAGTTTAGTACGATTCATTATTTATACCCTCTAGATTGAGT
This genomic window from Erwinia sp. E_sp_B01_1 contains:
- a CDS encoding major outer membrane lipoprotein, whose protein sequence is MNRTKLVLGAVILGSTLLAGCSSNAKIDQLSTDVQTLNAKVDQLSNDVNAMRSDVQAAKDDAARANQRLDNQAHSYRK